GCTGGTGGACATACACCGCTGGGTGAACCGCTACCCGGAAGGCGAGGCCGACACCTTCCCCGCCAAGACCGGCAGCACGGCGATGCGGTGGCTGGAAGAGAACTCGGAGGCGGGGCCGTTCTTCCTGTGGGTGGACTTCTTCGACCCGCACGAGCCCTGGGACGTCCCTGAGTACCTCGTGCGCCGCTATGACCCGGACTACGCCGGCCCGCCGATGCTGCACCCCAACTACGGTCCGGCGTCTGCCTACACCGAGGCCGAGCTGCACAACCTGTGGGCCCACTACGCCGCCGAGGCGGAGCTGGTGGACCGCTGGGTCGGGCGGGTGCTGCAGAAGCTCGACGACCTGCAGCTCTGGGACGACACCATCGTGGCCGTGACCAGCGACCACGGCATGTCCCTGGGTGAGCACCAGCGCACCGGCAAGTCCAACATCAACGACGCCGATGAGCGCTACTGGCCCATCTACCCCGAGATCGGGCACGTGCCGTTCCTGCTGGCCGGGGGCGACGTGCCGCGCGGGCAGAGCCTCGACCTGTTCGCCCAGCCGGTGGATATCATCCCCACGCTCAGCGAACTGGCCGGCATCGCCATCGAGGCCCCCAGGCCGCTCGAAGGGCGCTCGTTCGCCGGGGCCGTGCGGACGGGCCGGGCCAACCACCGCGACGCCGCCATCAGCGGCTGCTTCCTGCAGGCGCCCGCGGGTGCTCCGCCCCGCAAGGCCCCGACCCCCTTTGTGACCACGCAGCAGTGGGGCTACGCGCCGGTGGGGGCCACCGGTCACCCGGAGCTATACGACCTGTCCGCTGACCCGCTGGCCGGCGAGGACCTCGCCGCCGACCACCCGGACGTCTGCGCCGAGATGCACGCCCTGTTGCTGGACCACCTCGCGGCTCACAACGCCTCGGAGGCGTGCCTGGACCTCTGGCGCAGCGCCTCGGGCGAGGGTGGCCCGGGCAAGTGGGCGCTGGACTACACCTAGCACTGAGTTGCATAGGTTCGCGCATTGGCGGAGAAAGGTCGTGGGTGTCGCGTCGTGTGCGACGGGCCCCACGACCAGCGGTGGGGCCGCCGCTCGGAGACCGCTGCGCGTCCTCGCCGCGACACCCACCGCCC
The genomic region above belongs to bacterium and contains:
- a CDS encoding sulfatase-like hydrolase/transferase, which codes for MPKNLVLIITDTFRYDNLGARAPRPVRTPELDRFAADRATAIEGFYTGSFPTIPHRADVATGVLGWPHYGWQPIDVSGPNHIAALLRPHGYATQLICDCPHLFNARFQHAFDAAFQHRGQEADRPLLRLNDPIPTVVSRDKTRLRPDFRGHTLVDIHRWVNRYPEGEADTFPAKTGSTAMRWLEENSEAGPFFLWVDFFDPHEPWDVPEYLVRRYDPDYAGPPMLHPNYGPASAYTEAELHNLWAHYAAEAELVDRWVGRVLQKLDDLQLWDDTIVAVTSDHGMSLGEHQRTGKSNINDADERYWPIYPEIGHVPFLLAGGDVPRGQSLDLFAQPVDIIPTLSELAGIAIEAPRPLEGRSFAGAVRTGRANHRDAAISGCFLQAPAGAPPRKAPTPFVTTQQWGYAPVGATGHPELYDLSADPLAGEDLAADHPDVCAEMHALLLDHLAAHNASEACLDLWRSASGEGGPGKWALDYT